One Miscanthus floridulus cultivar M001 chromosome 11, ASM1932011v1, whole genome shotgun sequence DNA window includes the following coding sequences:
- the LOC136493365 gene encoding acyl-CoA hydrolase 2-like isoform X1 produces the protein MDREEGKATPARTSPNLGAILANLGPGCHWCAVTEFLGQVPLLQCLPGSSIRRIAEAVEVRNYEPGDYVAREGEPVDGLYIILDGQAEVSAPTNAEEANRPDYVLNKYDYFGYGSNSSVHQVNVVALSKLTCFILPNQYGHLLQPKTIWNAEETPEHSLLEQILHLEPLEVDIFRGFTLPEAPTFRQVFGGQFIGQALAAASKTVDCLKMVHSLHAIFLVAGDNNIPIIYQVHRARDGSSFATRKVEAKQKGLVVFTLIASFQKEEVGFEHQAAIMPDVPPPEQLFNLEEIRERRLTDPRFPSQYRNLAAKKKFTPWPIEMRFCEDSASQHKPSLNYWFRARGKLSDDQALHRCVVAYASDLLYSGVSLNPHRVKGLKTYSLSLDHSIWFHKPVKADEWLLYVIESPSAHGGRGFVTGRMFNRQGELIMSLTQEALIRREKPRGPNPRPKL, from the exons ATGGATCGTGAAGAAGGTAAAGCAACGCCAGCGCGGACCTCGCCGAATTTGGGAGCGATTCTGGCTAATCTGGGGCCTGGTTGCCATTGGTGTGCAGTGACCGAGTTCCTGGGGCAGGTGCCCCTCCTGCAGTGCCTCCCGGGTTCCTCCATCCGCAGAATCGCCGAAGCCGTCGAGGTCAGGAACTACG AACCTGGTGACTATGTCGCTCGCGAAGGTGAACCTGTTGATGGCCTTTACATCATATTGGATGGTCAG GCTGAAGTTTCTGCTCCTACGAATGCCGAAGAAGCCAACCGCCCAGACTACGTGTTAAATAAATACGACTACTTTGGTTACG GAAGTAATAGTTCTGTTCATCAAGTAAATGTTGTTGCACTATCAAAG CTGACCTGCTTCATATTGCCCAATCAATATGGACATTTGTTACAACCAAAAACAATTTGGAATGCGGAGGAAACACCTGAACATTCTTTGCTGGAACAAATTTTGCACTTAGAACCACTAGAG GTCGATATCTTCCGTGGGTTTACTTTGCCAGAAGCTCCAACTTTTAGGCAAGTTTTTGGAGGACAATTCATTGGACAG GCACTAGCAGCAGCATCCAAGACTGTTGATTGTCTAAAaatggtgcacagtttgcatgcGATTTTTCTTGTTGCTGGAGACAATAACA TACCAATAATATATCAAGTTCATCGGGCACGTGATGGATCCAGCTTTGCCACAAGAAAAGTGGAGGCAAAGCAGAAGGGACTAGTTGTATTCACCTTGATTGCTTCTTTCCAG AAGGAAGAAGTGGGTTTTGAGCATCAGGCTGCAATCATGCCTGATGTTCCTCCTCCAGAACAG CTCTTTAATCTGGAGGAGATACGAGAAAGACGGCTTACTGATCCACGCTTCCCATC CCAATATAGGAACTTGGCAGCTAAAAAGAAGTTTACTCCTTGGCCCATAGAAATGAGATTCTGTGAAGATTCAGCATCTCAACATAAACCAAG CTTAAACTACTGGTTTAGAGCTCGGGGAAAACTTTCAGACGACCAAGCTCTCCATAG ATGTGTTGTAGCATATGCTTCGGATCTACTATATTCTGGTGTGAGCCTTAACCCTCATCGAGTGAAGGGTTTGAAGACATACTCGCTCAGTCTTGATCATTC CATCTGGTTCCACAAACCTGTGAAGGCTGACGAATGGTTGCTGTATGTG ATCGAGAGCCCATCTGCGCACGGTGGTCGGGGTTTCGTCACTGGACGCATGTTCAACAGGCAAGGAGAG CTTATCATGTCGCTGACCCAAGAGGCGTTGATTAGAAGGGAGAAGCCACGAGGACCAAATCCAAGGCCGAAGCTTTGA
- the LOC136493365 gene encoding acyl-CoA hydrolase 2-like isoform X2 gives MDREEVTEFLGQVPLLQCLPGSSIRRIAEAVEVRNYEPGDYVAREGEPVDGLYIILDGQAEVSAPTNAEEANRPDYVLNKYDYFGYGSNSSVHQVNVVALSKLTCFILPNQYGHLLQPKTIWNAEETPEHSLLEQILHLEPLEVDIFRGFTLPEAPTFRQVFGGQFIGQALAAASKTVDCLKMVHSLHAIFLVAGDNNIPIIYQVHRARDGSSFATRKVEAKQKGLVVFTLIASFQKEEVGFEHQAAIMPDVPPPEQLFNLEEIRERRLTDPRFPSQYRNLAAKKKFTPWPIEMRFCEDSASQHKPSLNYWFRARGKLSDDQALHRCVVAYASDLLYSGVSLNPHRVKGLKTYSLSLDHSIWFHKPVKADEWLLYVIESPSAHGGRGFVTGRMFNRQGELIMSLTQEALIRREKPRGPNPRPKL, from the exons ATGGATCGTGAAGAAG TGACCGAGTTCCTGGGGCAGGTGCCCCTCCTGCAGTGCCTCCCGGGTTCCTCCATCCGCAGAATCGCCGAAGCCGTCGAGGTCAGGAACTACG AACCTGGTGACTATGTCGCTCGCGAAGGTGAACCTGTTGATGGCCTTTACATCATATTGGATGGTCAG GCTGAAGTTTCTGCTCCTACGAATGCCGAAGAAGCCAACCGCCCAGACTACGTGTTAAATAAATACGACTACTTTGGTTACG GAAGTAATAGTTCTGTTCATCAAGTAAATGTTGTTGCACTATCAAAG CTGACCTGCTTCATATTGCCCAATCAATATGGACATTTGTTACAACCAAAAACAATTTGGAATGCGGAGGAAACACCTGAACATTCTTTGCTGGAACAAATTTTGCACTTAGAACCACTAGAG GTCGATATCTTCCGTGGGTTTACTTTGCCAGAAGCTCCAACTTTTAGGCAAGTTTTTGGAGGACAATTCATTGGACAG GCACTAGCAGCAGCATCCAAGACTGTTGATTGTCTAAAaatggtgcacagtttgcatgcGATTTTTCTTGTTGCTGGAGACAATAACA TACCAATAATATATCAAGTTCATCGGGCACGTGATGGATCCAGCTTTGCCACAAGAAAAGTGGAGGCAAAGCAGAAGGGACTAGTTGTATTCACCTTGATTGCTTCTTTCCAG AAGGAAGAAGTGGGTTTTGAGCATCAGGCTGCAATCATGCCTGATGTTCCTCCTCCAGAACAG CTCTTTAATCTGGAGGAGATACGAGAAAGACGGCTTACTGATCCACGCTTCCCATC CCAATATAGGAACTTGGCAGCTAAAAAGAAGTTTACTCCTTGGCCCATAGAAATGAGATTCTGTGAAGATTCAGCATCTCAACATAAACCAAG CTTAAACTACTGGTTTAGAGCTCGGGGAAAACTTTCAGACGACCAAGCTCTCCATAG ATGTGTTGTAGCATATGCTTCGGATCTACTATATTCTGGTGTGAGCCTTAACCCTCATCGAGTGAAGGGTTTGAAGACATACTCGCTCAGTCTTGATCATTC CATCTGGTTCCACAAACCTGTGAAGGCTGACGAATGGTTGCTGTATGTG ATCGAGAGCCCATCTGCGCACGGTGGTCGGGGTTTCGTCACTGGACGCATGTTCAACAGGCAAGGAGAG CTTATCATGTCGCTGACCCAAGAGGCGTTGATTAGAAGGGAGAAGCCACGAGGACCAAATCCAAGGCCGAAGCTTTGA
- the LOC136492179 gene encoding splicing factor Cactin-like has translation MVKAAGAGADGRSGRSLHSEVAADVMSVVEGKSIEELEAMQQTIAARMADGESKVVDQLQEVTELIRVEKAKKFLAQNYSTCDDAPAPERGRSTAADADEEGSEPLGAVALPPTETLPAGPEWRKPRYVARVRVWTGHEWNKYNRVHYDHDHPPPKVVKGYTFVLHYPDLDLAGGKPPQYTVEEDGSGSDETCIVRFHAGWPYEDVAFRIVNREWERSRKAGLRSTFDRGVLRLSFHFKRVFYRR, from the exons ATGGTGAAGGCCGCCGGCGCCGGGGCGGACGGACGCAGCGGCAGGTCCTTGCACTCGGAGGTTGCGGCCGACGTGATGAGCGTCGTCGAGGGGAAGAGCATCGAAGAGCTTGAAGCAATGCAGCAGACCATCGCCGCTCGGATGGCCGACGGCGAGTCCAAGGTCGTCGACCAATTGCAGGAGGTGACGGAGCTCATCCGGGTCGAGAAGGCCAAGAAGTTCCTGGCGCAGAACTACTCCACCTGCGACGACGCGCCGGCACCG GAGCGCGGACGCAGCACCGCGGCGGACGCCGATGAGGAGGGGTCGGAGCCGCTCGGCGCGGTGGCGTTGCCGCCGACAGAGACGCTGCCCGCGGGGCCGGAGTGGAGGAAGCCCAGGTACGTGGCGCGGGTGCGGGTGTGGACGGGGCACGAGTGGAACAAGTACAACCGCGTGCACTACGACCACGACCACCCGCCGCCCAAGGTCGTGAAGGGCTACACGTTCGTGCTCCACTACCCGGACCTGGACCTCGCCGGCGGGAAGCCTCCGCAGTACACCGTCGAGGAGGACGGCAGCGGGAGCGACGAGACCTGCATCGTCAGGTTCCACGCGGGGTGGCCGTACGAGGACGTCGCGTTCAGGATCGTCAACAGGGAGTGGGAGCGCTCGCGGAAGGCGGGGTTAAGGAGCACCTTTGACAGGGGCGTCCTGCGTCTCAGCTTCCACTTCAAGCGCGTCTTCTACCGGAGATGA